A single region of the Austwickia chelonae genome encodes:
- a CDS encoding ornithine cyclodeaminase family protein, protein MDTWVLTRDDIGQVLNAYGVDKFMNYMIDTLEQGFAELGHGSRTGSPPRSGFSRSGEIPGIIETMPHRESGRSVTIKTVSYSPRNIIDHQLPTILATIARVDDDTGRLVSLCDGVLLTAVRTGAASALATKLLAKPGSQTVGLIGTGAQAVTQLHGLNQVIDIRRVIVTDINPRHTASFADRVALLGLPIEVTDVATVLRESDVICTATSVGVGEGPVFTDGEHRPHLHINSVGADEVGKFELPVSLLRRAVVCFDHHEQARHEGECQQLNDDEMGPSLAHLCAHPHEAAIHQDELTVFDSTGVAMEDHLALDVLFEMANELGLGSRLPIEGRPSDLLDPYSLAGLAR, encoded by the coding sequence GTGGACACATGGGTTCTCACCAGGGACGACATCGGGCAGGTCTTGAACGCCTACGGCGTCGACAAGTTCATGAACTACATGATCGACACGCTCGAACAAGGATTTGCCGAACTCGGACACGGGTCACGGACCGGATCCCCACCCCGCAGCGGTTTCAGTCGTTCCGGAGAGATCCCCGGGATCATCGAGACGATGCCCCACCGGGAGAGCGGCCGCAGTGTCACCATCAAGACCGTCTCCTACAGCCCCCGCAACATCATCGATCACCAGCTCCCGACCATCCTCGCCACCATCGCCCGCGTCGACGACGACACCGGACGTCTCGTATCTCTTTGCGACGGAGTGCTGCTCACTGCCGTCCGCACCGGAGCAGCCAGCGCGCTGGCCACGAAACTCCTGGCCAAACCCGGCTCTCAGACCGTGGGGCTGATCGGCACCGGCGCCCAAGCCGTCACCCAGCTGCACGGACTCAACCAGGTCATCGACATCCGGCGGGTGATCGTCACCGACATCAATCCCCGGCACACCGCGTCCTTCGCCGATCGTGTCGCCCTCCTGGGGCTGCCCATCGAAGTCACCGATGTCGCCACCGTGCTCCGCGAATCCGATGTGATCTGCACCGCCACCTCCGTCGGGGTCGGCGAAGGACCCGTGTTCACCGACGGTGAGCACCGACCTCACCTGCACATCAATTCGGTGGGCGCCGATGAGGTCGGCAAATTCGAGCTCCCCGTCAGCCTGCTGCGCCGCGCGGTGGTCTGCTTCGACCACCACGAGCAGGCCCGCCACGAAGGCGAATGCCAACAGTTGAACGACGACGAGATGGGGCCCTCGCTCGCCCACCTGTGCGCGCACCCCCACGAAGCCGCCATCCACCAGGACGAACTGACCGTCTTCGACTCCACCGGCGTTGCCATGGAAGACCATCTGGCTCTCGACGTCCTCTTCGAAATGGCCAACGAACTAGGACTCGGATCACGTCTGCCCATCGAAGGCCGGCCCAGCGACCTCCTCGACCCCTACTCGCTGGCCGGGCTGGCCCGCTGA
- a CDS encoding GMC family oxidoreductase, which produces MSDPIAFFQKVSGLDTSRRTLLKGGAAALLGMLATPALSSRVGSTPSEVDYVVVGSGAGGAPVAARLAENGYRVLLLEAGPPAGDPRYYDTPVLWPRASADPRISWDFYVRHYSERARHGSQFVPEKDGVLYPRAATLGGCTAHHALFTVYPEHQDWADIQELTGDPGWRPDIMWQYYDLVRTWQPITQPLPVRGIADAQLLAYVNAALAEDRHLPPGRRRITTDPNSRLDVDHSAQGYYLAPLAQADGRRIGPRERLLAVAASAPLTIATNALFERVRFEKTPGGVPRAVAVDYLQGGADDYLYAASPGYRPRTPAERATLRRTVRVKREVILSGGAINSPQMLMLSGIGPQGHLREHGITPVVDLPGVGTNLQDRVEAFVVTELEKEFTALAECTFGAGQDPCYDSWSRWGAPALYSTSGSPAWTRRRYSRGSGRNELVVFGLPGRFEGFRTGFDTVALGKPSNWWTWLLLRAYSPNRSGTVRLVSADPTAMPFVHKRSLDDGAGGAQDIDALVEAIGVARRISARARIKGRETVPGPGADLPEFIRREQFGHHLSCTNPMGREGDPKAVLDSNLRVRGTTGLRVVDASSFPRIPGVFLWLPIAILAEKAAADILAGR; this is translated from the coding sequence ATGTCGGATCCAATTGCGTTCTTTCAGAAGGTGTCTGGACTAGATACTTCTCGTCGGACCCTGTTGAAGGGTGGCGCCGCCGCGCTCCTCGGGATGCTCGCCACTCCGGCTCTCTCCAGCCGGGTCGGCTCCACCCCCAGCGAGGTCGACTACGTCGTCGTCGGTAGTGGTGCCGGTGGTGCTCCCGTCGCCGCCCGACTCGCCGAGAACGGTTACCGCGTCCTCCTCCTCGAAGCCGGTCCGCCAGCAGGCGACCCCCGCTACTACGACACCCCCGTCCTGTGGCCCCGGGCCAGCGCCGATCCGCGCATCAGCTGGGACTTCTACGTCCGGCATTACAGCGAACGTGCCAGGCACGGCAGCCAGTTCGTCCCGGAGAAGGACGGAGTGCTCTACCCCCGCGCCGCGACCCTCGGCGGATGCACGGCGCATCACGCGCTGTTCACCGTCTACCCCGAACACCAGGACTGGGCCGACATCCAAGAACTCACCGGTGACCCCGGATGGCGGCCTGACATCATGTGGCAGTACTACGACCTGGTTCGCACCTGGCAACCCATCACCCAGCCACTGCCGGTCAGAGGGATCGCTGACGCCCAACTCCTCGCCTACGTCAACGCGGCCCTCGCCGAAGACCGCCACCTACCGCCCGGACGGCGCCGGATCACCACCGACCCCAACTCCCGGCTCGACGTCGATCACTCCGCCCAGGGCTACTACCTCGCACCGCTGGCCCAGGCCGATGGCCGACGCATCGGACCCCGCGAGCGACTCCTCGCCGTGGCCGCCAGCGCACCGCTCACCATCGCCACCAACGCCCTCTTCGAACGGGTCCGCTTCGAGAAGACACCCGGCGGAGTCCCGCGAGCAGTGGCCGTCGACTACCTCCAAGGCGGCGCCGACGACTACTTGTATGCTGCCTCGCCCGGCTACCGGCCACGCACTCCCGCAGAACGGGCCACGCTACGACGCACCGTTCGCGTCAAACGGGAAGTCATCCTCTCCGGCGGAGCCATCAACAGTCCCCAGATGCTCATGCTCTCCGGTATCGGACCCCAAGGACACCTTCGGGAGCACGGCATCACCCCCGTCGTCGATCTGCCCGGCGTCGGCACCAACCTGCAGGACAGGGTCGAAGCCTTCGTCGTCACGGAACTGGAGAAAGAATTCACCGCTCTCGCCGAGTGCACCTTCGGCGCCGGACAGGATCCCTGTTACGACTCGTGGAGCCGCTGGGGCGCACCAGCCCTCTACTCGACCTCAGGGTCGCCGGCCTGGACCAGGCGGCGCTACTCCCGGGGCAGTGGTCGCAACGAACTGGTCGTCTTCGGGCTCCCCGGCCGCTTCGAAGGTTTCCGGACAGGCTTCGACACCGTGGCCCTGGGCAAACCGTCGAACTGGTGGACCTGGCTGCTGCTACGCGCTTACTCGCCCAACCGTTCCGGGACGGTCCGACTGGTCAGCGCTGATCCGACCGCGATGCCTTTCGTCCACAAGAGATCCCTGGACGACGGTGCTGGGGGAGCGCAGGACATCGACGCGCTCGTCGAAGCGATCGGCGTGGCCCGGCGGATCTCGGCCAGAGCCAGGATCAAAGGCCGGGAGACCGTGCCGGGCCCAGGGGCCGATCTGCCCGAGTTCATCCGCCGGGAACAGTTCGGTCACCACCTGTCCTGTACCAATCCGATGGGCCGCGAAGGAGACCCCAAAGCGGTGCTCGACAGCAACCTTCGCGTGCGAGGCACCACAGGGC
- a CDS encoding exodeoxyribonuclease III: MLRIATFNVNGIRATQRRGFENWLATRGCDVVALQEVRCPVASLPEGVFGDYHLSYDSGQLAGRNGVALLTKEKPAAIRSWGAGVLVRAPGDGHVEMSEHEEHGKLAKELRAFADEGRYLEADLAHVPLTVACLYLPKGGLPAHLQDPKRMRETPDGGAKYERKMSFLAGFARHLTAARKTAAASGREFLLVGDLNIAHTPQDINNWKRQQKSEGFLPEERAWLDEVTGPRTLVDVIRRLHPDAQGPYSWWSWMGKAFANDTGWRIDYQLATPALAAAAVDGGTDRDPSREERMSDHAPVVVDYDFPVIAEQPTTIS; encoded by the coding sequence GTGCTGCGCATCGCTACTTTCAATGTCAACGGGATCCGAGCCACCCAGCGGCGTGGTTTCGAGAACTGGCTAGCCACCCGCGGCTGCGATGTGGTCGCTCTGCAGGAAGTGCGCTGCCCGGTCGCCTCACTGCCGGAGGGCGTCTTCGGCGACTACCACTTGTCCTACGACTCAGGGCAGCTCGCCGGACGCAACGGGGTAGCGCTGCTCACCAAGGAGAAGCCGGCGGCGATCCGCTCCTGGGGTGCAGGGGTGCTGGTACGGGCCCCCGGTGACGGCCACGTCGAGATGAGCGAGCACGAGGAACACGGCAAACTCGCCAAGGAGTTGCGCGCCTTCGCGGACGAAGGCCGCTACCTGGAGGCCGACCTGGCCCACGTCCCGCTGACCGTCGCCTGCCTCTACCTACCCAAGGGCGGCCTCCCCGCGCACCTGCAAGACCCGAAACGGATGCGCGAAACCCCCGACGGTGGGGCGAAGTACGAACGGAAGATGAGCTTCCTCGCCGGCTTCGCACGACACCTGACCGCCGCCCGCAAGACAGCTGCCGCCTCAGGCCGGGAGTTCCTCCTCGTCGGTGACCTCAACATCGCTCACACCCCGCAGGACATCAACAACTGGAAGCGGCAACAGAAGTCCGAGGGCTTCCTCCCCGAAGAACGCGCCTGGCTCGACGAGGTCACCGGCCCGCGCACCCTCGTCGATGTCATCCGACGGTTGCACCCCGATGCTCAAGGCCCGTACTCGTGGTGGTCCTGGATGGGCAAGGCCTTCGCCAATGACACCGGCTGGCGGATCGACTACCAGTTGGCGACCCCGGCTCTGGCGGCGGCGGCCGTCGACGGTGGCACCGACCGTGACCCCTCGAGGGAAGAACGTATGAGCGATCATGCTCCCGTCGTCGTCGACTACGACTTCCCGGTGATCGCAGAACAACCGACCACGATTTCCTGA